A window from Streptomyces subrutilus encodes these proteins:
- a CDS encoding carbohydrate ABC transporter permease: MSAPTLPRDSRAEFLRAFKRNLTAHGFLIGAVLCFSFFSWYPMVREFLLAFQKTEGGATRWVGWDNFAYVFGDPNVWQAWRNTLLFTGLALALGFVVPFVVSLVLNEFRHAQGYLRLLVYLPVMMPPVASILLFKYFYDPGYGLFNRVLEFLHLPAQDWLQSTDTAMLSVVIASTWMNMGGATLIYLAALQGIPGELYEAAELDGAGLLRKVWHVTIPQTKLILSLMLLMQIIATMQVFVEPFLLTGGAGPEGSTTTVVVLIYQYAFSFNQYGGAAALGLCLLVLLAGFSALYVRLSRDNEN; encoded by the coding sequence ATGTCGGCCCCCACCCTGCCCCGTGACTCCCGCGCGGAGTTCCTCCGGGCCTTCAAGCGGAACCTCACGGCCCACGGCTTCCTGATCGGCGCCGTCCTCTGCTTCTCCTTCTTCTCCTGGTACCCGATGGTCCGGGAGTTCCTGCTGGCCTTCCAGAAGACCGAGGGCGGCGCCACCCGCTGGGTCGGCTGGGACAACTTCGCCTACGTCTTCGGCGACCCGAACGTCTGGCAGGCCTGGCGCAACACCCTGCTGTTCACCGGCCTCGCGCTGGCCCTCGGCTTCGTGGTGCCCTTCGTGGTCTCGCTCGTGCTGAACGAGTTCCGCCACGCACAGGGCTACCTGCGACTGCTCGTCTACCTGCCGGTGATGATGCCGCCGGTGGCCTCGATCCTGCTCTTCAAGTACTTCTACGACCCCGGCTACGGCCTCTTCAACCGGGTACTGGAATTCCTGCACCTCCCGGCGCAGGACTGGCTGCAGTCCACCGACACCGCGATGCTCTCCGTGGTCATCGCCTCCACCTGGATGAACATGGGCGGGGCCACCCTGATCTACCTGGCCGCGCTCCAGGGCATCCCGGGCGAGCTCTACGAGGCCGCCGAGCTCGACGGCGCCGGTCTGCTGCGCAAGGTCTGGCACGTCACGATCCCGCAGACCAAGCTCATCCTCTCGCTGATGCTGCTGATGCAGATCATCGCGACGATGCAGGTCTTCGTCGAACCCTTCCTGCTCACCGGCGGCGCCGGCCCCGAGGGCTCGACCACCACGGTCGTCGTCCTCATCTACCAGTACGCCTTCAGCTTCAACCAGTACGGCGGCGCCGCGGCTCTCGGCCTGTGCCTGCTCGTCCTGCTCGCGGGCTTCTCCGCCCTGTACGTCCGCCTGAGCCGCGACAACGAGAACTGA
- a CDS encoding LacI family DNA-binding transcriptional regulator, translating to MTRRLAQVAKKVGVSEATVSRVLNGKPGVSEATRQSVLTALDVLGYERPTQLRGERARLVGLVLPELQNPIFPAFAEVIGGALAQQGLTPVLCTQTTGGVSEADYVELLLQQQVSGVVFAGGLFAQADAPHEHYRLLSERKVPVVLINASIDDLGFPCVACDDAVAVEQAWRHLASLGHERIGLVLGPPDHMPSLRKLVAAQAVAAAAGTELPAAHVERALFSLEGGHAATSRLLDRGITGIICASDPLALGAVRAARRRGLDVPRDVSVVGYDDSAFMNCTEPPLTTVRQPIEAMGRAAVELLTAQIQGAAVQPGELLFEPELVVRGSTAQAPRG from the coding sequence ATGACGCGACGACTTGCTCAAGTGGCGAAGAAGGTGGGGGTCAGCGAGGCAACGGTCAGCCGGGTGCTCAACGGCAAGCCGGGCGTCTCGGAGGCGACCCGACAGTCCGTGCTCACCGCCCTCGACGTCCTCGGATACGAGCGGCCCACCCAACTGCGCGGCGAGCGGGCCCGGCTGGTCGGACTGGTCCTGCCCGAGCTGCAGAACCCCATCTTCCCCGCCTTCGCCGAGGTCATCGGCGGTGCGCTGGCCCAGCAGGGGCTGACCCCGGTGCTGTGCACTCAGACCACCGGCGGGGTCTCCGAGGCCGACTACGTGGAACTGCTGCTCCAGCAGCAGGTGTCCGGGGTGGTCTTCGCGGGCGGACTCTTCGCCCAGGCCGACGCCCCGCACGAGCACTACCGCCTCTTGTCGGAGCGCAAGGTTCCGGTGGTGCTCATCAACGCCTCCATCGACGACCTCGGCTTCCCCTGCGTGGCCTGTGACGACGCCGTCGCGGTGGAGCAGGCCTGGCGCCACCTGGCCTCGCTGGGCCACGAGCGGATCGGCCTGGTGCTGGGGCCGCCCGACCACATGCCCTCGCTGCGCAAGCTGGTGGCCGCCCAGGCGGTGGCCGCCGCGGCCGGCACCGAGCTGCCCGCCGCCCATGTGGAGCGCGCCCTGTTCTCCCTGGAGGGAGGCCACGCGGCCACCTCCCGGCTGCTGGACCGCGGGATCACCGGAATCATCTGCGCGAGCGATCCGCTGGCCCTGGGAGCCGTACGGGCCGCGCGCCGCCGCGGTCTGGACGTGCCCCGGGACGTCTCCGTGGTGGGGTACGACGACTCGGCCTTCATGAACTGCACCGAGCCCCCGCTGACCACCGTCCGCCAGCCCATCGAGGCCATGGGCCGGGCCGCGGTCGAGCTGCTCACCGCCCAGATCCAGGGGGCCGCCGTACAACCCGGCGAGCTGCTCTTCGAGCCCGAACTCGTCGTGCGCGGTTCGACCGCACAGGCCCCCCGCGGCTAG
- a CDS encoding ABC transporter substrate-binding protein gives MRTNVRRNVAAALASALAVTALAACGTSSSADDKPQASGGSTDATTPLDPKTKVTLSIDCMPPAAKAAELKEWKEDVAEFNKTYPNVTIEGRSTPGQCLEPPRFTAMLKAKSQPDVFYAYFTDLQQVLDNDGVQDISAYVTPASVPALDDIDKNVMDVLKRDGKLYGVPTSNYTMGLLVNRKLFQQAGLDPDSPPRSWDEVRTAAKKIAALGNGVAGFGEYSVENTGGWHYTATMYGMGGDIVGADGKAAFNNPTGRQIVDNLHAMRWEDDSMGKTQLLKWGDLQKQMASDKLGMFLAAPDDITYMVQQLGAKYDNFGMGPIPGGAATLAGGNGYMIKKGSSPDKVKAAIAWLNFKTLAVGKGQFRYDRSKADGLPVGLPQPAFFTGASKAKDDELKAASATMPVANFKPFLDHPVPGKPEPVKAQEVYKVLDKVMSGVLTNKDADPAQLLGDAEKAVNQVLGNQ, from the coding sequence ATGAGAACCAACGTCCGCCGCAACGTCGCGGCCGCCCTCGCCTCCGCGCTCGCCGTCACCGCCCTCGCGGCCTGCGGTACGAGCAGCAGCGCCGACGACAAGCCCCAGGCCAGCGGCGGTTCCACCGACGCCACCACCCCGCTCGACCCGAAGACCAAGGTCACCCTCTCCATCGACTGCATGCCGCCCGCGGCCAAGGCGGCCGAGCTCAAGGAGTGGAAGGAGGACGTGGCGGAGTTCAACAAGACGTACCCGAACGTCACGATCGAGGGCCGCTCCACCCCCGGCCAGTGCCTGGAGCCCCCGCGGTTCACCGCCATGCTGAAGGCCAAGTCCCAGCCGGACGTGTTCTACGCGTACTTCACCGACCTCCAGCAGGTGCTCGACAACGACGGGGTCCAGGACATCTCGGCGTACGTCACCCCGGCCTCGGTGCCCGCGCTCGACGACATCGACAAGAACGTCATGGACGTCCTCAAGCGCGACGGCAAGCTCTACGGCGTCCCCACCAGCAACTACACGATGGGCCTGCTGGTCAACCGCAAGCTCTTCCAGCAGGCCGGCCTCGACCCCGACTCCCCGCCGCGCAGTTGGGACGAGGTCCGCACCGCCGCCAAGAAGATCGCGGCGCTGGGCAACGGCGTCGCCGGCTTCGGCGAGTACAGCGTGGAGAACACGGGCGGCTGGCACTACACGGCCACCATGTACGGCATGGGCGGCGACATCGTCGGCGCCGACGGCAAGGCCGCCTTCAACAACCCCACCGGCCGGCAGATCGTCGACAACCTCCACGCCATGCGCTGGGAGGACGACAGCATGGGCAAGACCCAGCTGCTCAAGTGGGGCGACCTGCAGAAGCAGATGGCATCGGACAAGCTCGGCATGTTCCTGGCCGCGCCCGACGACATCACGTACATGGTCCAGCAGCTCGGCGCCAAGTACGACAACTTCGGGATGGGCCCCATCCCCGGCGGCGCGGCCACCCTGGCCGGCGGCAACGGCTACATGATCAAGAAGGGCAGTTCGCCCGACAAGGTCAAGGCCGCCATCGCCTGGCTGAACTTCAAGACCCTCGCGGTCGGCAAGGGCCAGTTCCGGTACGACCGCAGCAAGGCCGACGGCCTGCCGGTCGGCCTGCCCCAGCCCGCCTTCTTCACCGGGGCCAGCAAGGCCAAGGACGACGAACTGAAGGCGGCGAGCGCCACCATGCCGGTCGCCAACTTCAAGCCCTTCCTGGACCACCCGGTCCCCGGCAAGCCGGAGCCGGTGAAGGCGCAGGAGGTCTACAAGGTGCTCGACAAGGTGATGTCGGGCGTCCTGACCAACAAGGACGCCGACCCCGCCCAGCTCCTCGGGGACGCCGAGAAGGCGGTCAACCAGGTCCTGGGGAACCAGTAG